One window of the Thunnus albacares chromosome 3, fThuAlb1.1, whole genome shotgun sequence genome contains the following:
- the LOC122973200 gene encoding triggering receptor expressed on myeloid cells 1-like isoform X3, with amino-acid sequence MNFILVACLCLLPCVAGESRLNCPTPSIKVAEGDDVTLPCHLDPSIDVSAYIADWSRVDNEEVVYSYRNKRHNHDAQMKRYRGRTTFNLDGPSRGDLTLQISSAQLDDSGPYRCFVPELMICCDVNVSVVPKDQQNRTKRGGDITTTTTTTTTTTTTTTTTTRPPVEDVTKSDHHVGENMKTTTVLAIVLSVVVALVFTVVVVVLVKRGTNRKWMRSLRRRRKQKEKANGSELKDLGSPSKEDDKNPDGPTANGLISNEH; translated from the exons ATGAATTTTATCCTTGTGGCGTGTCTGTGTTTACTACCATGTGTTGCGG GAGAGTCTCGTCTTAATTGCCCAACTCCATCAATAAAGGTAGCAGaaggtgatgatgtcactcttCCGTGTCATCTGGACCCGTCAATCGATGTGTCTGCTTATATAGCAGATTGGAGCAGAGTCGACAATGAGGAAGTGGTCTACTCGTATAGAAATAAACGGCACAACCATGATGCACAGATGAAGAGGTACAGAGGCAGGACGACTTTCAACCTTGACGGGCCGAGCAGAGGAGACCTGACACTGCAGATCTCCTCAGCACAGCTGGATGACAGCGGGCCGTACAGATGTTTTGTTCCTGAACTGATGATCTGCTGTGATGTTAACGTCAGTGTTG TACCAAAGGACCAACAGAACAGGACAAAGAGAGGTGGTGACATCACTacaactacaactacaactacaactacaactactacaactacaactacaactAGACCTCCAGTGGAAGATGTGACCAAGTCAGACCATCATG TTGGTGAAAACATGAAGACTACGACTGTCCTCGCCATCGTCTTGTCCGTTGTTGTTGCTCTCGTCTTTACCGTCGTTGTCGTTGTCCTGGTGAAACGTGGAACTAATC GGAAATGGATGAGATCCCTCAGAAGAAGGaggaagcagaaagagaaagcaaacGGTTCTGAACTGAAAGATTTGGGATCTCCATCAAAAGAAGATGACAAAAATCCGGATGGTCCTACTGCAAACGGCTTGATCAGTAACGAGCACTAG